In Actinoplanes sp. NBC_00393, a single genomic region encodes these proteins:
- a CDS encoding linear amide C-N hydrolase, whose amino-acid sequence MLILPGVAACSRPGEGSSAPAAGVPGASRQTVAEADTTLASLRRIPGTHMYSMIYSGDYDELAGVPIPPSAKPFGCSLFYATGAPGRSVYARNFDWDFNPALVLHTDPPDGHASVSIVDLFYLGVPTGVDPLTDDAARRRLLDAPLLPFDGMNDQGLVVGMAADESGRASAKADRPTVGSVRVLRLMLDRAASVDEALALLDRVNLDFDGGPPLHYLLADRSGASAVVEFVDGKQVVTRGDPRWHALTNFRLAGADAAEKQADHRYATARAALTERAGVLSREQAFDVLEAVAQSHTQWSVTYEPHSGAMHVVARQDWAAVHEFNLRMDPI is encoded by the coding sequence ATGCTGATATTGCCCGGTGTCGCGGCGTGTTCGAGGCCCGGCGAGGGATCCAGCGCGCCCGCGGCCGGCGTGCCGGGCGCTTCCCGGCAGACCGTGGCCGAGGCCGACACCACCCTGGCCAGCCTGCGCCGGATTCCCGGCACCCACATGTACTCGATGATCTACTCCGGCGACTACGACGAGCTGGCCGGCGTGCCGATCCCGCCGTCCGCGAAACCGTTCGGGTGCTCGCTGTTCTACGCCACCGGCGCGCCGGGGCGCAGCGTCTACGCCCGCAACTTCGACTGGGACTTCAACCCGGCGCTGGTCCTGCACACCGATCCACCCGACGGTCACGCCTCCGTCTCCATCGTCGACCTCTTCTACCTCGGCGTCCCGACCGGCGTGGACCCGCTCACCGACGACGCGGCCCGCCGCCGGCTGCTCGATGCGCCGCTGCTGCCGTTCGACGGCATGAACGATCAGGGCCTGGTCGTCGGGATGGCCGCCGACGAGTCGGGCCGCGCTTCCGCGAAGGCCGACCGGCCGACGGTCGGCAGCGTCCGCGTCCTGCGGCTCATGCTCGACCGGGCCGCCTCCGTCGACGAGGCCCTCGCGCTGCTCGACCGGGTCAATCTCGACTTCGACGGTGGCCCGCCGTTGCACTACCTGCTCGCTGACCGGTCCGGCGCCTCGGCAGTCGTGGAGTTCGTCGACGGCAAGCAGGTGGTCACCCGCGGCGATCCCCGGTGGCACGCGCTCACCAATTTCCGGCTGGCCGGTGCGGACGCCGCCGAGAAACAAGCCGATCATCGGTACGCCACCGCGCGCGCCGCCCTGACCGAGCGCGCCGGGGTGCTCAGCCGGGAGCAGGCCTTCGACGTGCTCGAAGCGGTCGCCCAGTCGCACACCCAGTGGTCGGTGACGTACGAGCCGCACAGCGGGGCGATGCACGTGGTCGCCCGCCAGGACTGGGCGGCCGTGCACGAGTTCAACCTGCGGATG